CCAGGGACTTCGTCAAATTTCACACGAATCCACTCCTTTCCTGCATAAAACACGTAAACCACGACATTATCCTATATATTAAATTTCAAACAATTAAGCATAAACTTTCATATTATGGAATATAATTATCATATTTTAATAATATGTTATGATTTTCCAGAAAAATTGTCAAGCCTTGGACATGCGCGGGAGGTTTTTATCGTGACATTATCGAAAACAAATGAACTTAACCGATCCATCAAGAAATCCCTTGCGGTTTTGACCTGCTTTAATGAAGACAATATGGAACTCAGACTGTCGGAGATCGCGAGCAAGCTGGATATGCCGTTGCCGACAGCTTCTCGTATCATCAACGCGCTTCTGGAAGAAGGTTTTATAGAAAGGGAAGAGAAAAAGAAAATCTACCGTCTGGGAGTGAAGTGTTACTATTTGGGTGCTATCGCCCAAAAAGCGGGTTTGCTGCGCAATATAGCCTACGAGCAAATGGCCGCCCTGAGGAATCAGTTCAATGAAACAGTGAATCTGTACGTCAGAGACGGTAAATACCGAGTGGTATATGATCAGATGGAATGTAGCCATTCTCTCAGGCGTTCTGTACGTATCGGAGAAAAATTTCCATTGTACGTGGGAGCTTCGGGACGATGTCTTATGGCCTACATGCTTCAAAGCGAAGTCAGGGAAATACTCAAGGACGCTGTCAAAATTACGGAGCATACAATTGTGGATATTGAGCCCGTAAACGCCAGATTAGAAGAAATTCGCCGAAACGGGTACGACATTAGCGTTTCAGAACGAGAAGAAGGCATTCTTTGCGTGGCCTCTACGATTTTGGAAGCGTGGAAAAAAGCGGCAGGCGTTATCGCCCTGACGGGGCCGTCCTTTCGATTTACCGATGATGTTTTGAGCGTAGCGATACCTGCAGTCAAAAATGCTGCTGCTGCTGTTTCGGCGCGGCTAAACGAATAAAAGGGAGTACGTTAAAATATCGGACAGTAAGTTAAGGAAGCCAGGCGACCTGCAACTGTGTTGACAATCAGACGGAAGTTTGACGAGGACTTCAGGAAGAATGCGGTGAAACTGAGCCACGCGAACCCGAAGATAGTGAAAGAAGTGGCTTCAGAGCTGAGGATTAACGAGACGATGCTTTACAAGTGGCGCAGGCTGTACATACCGACACGCCATCTGGCTAAGAGCCCCTTATAGGAGCAGAGCAAACCGCCGGCTAAGCCGGCGGTCCTGATTTTATCTGAAGTGTTTCGTTTTTAGGTTTTTGAGAGATCGCCTAAAAAACGGCCTGGGGATCCCAGGTTTCAAGATAGATCACTTTGCCTCCCGTGGCCTTCAGGATGGCGGCGGGCTTGTTCAGGGGATTGTGGGTCGCCTTGTCCACCGTCCAGTTGAAATGGGTCACCGGATAATCCACTGTATTCTCAAGGGCGTCGCGAACGGCGGGGCCTTCCGCCTTGCCGGCCACCTCGACGGCGTGAAGGATCATCTGCAAAATATCGTAGCCAAAGGTCATGTTCAGAACTTCCGTGGGCTTTTTACCGTACTCCTTTTCGAATTTCGCGATCAGTCCCGCCAGTTTGGGATCTTCGTCGCTGGTGGGATACACCCAGAACGTCCCCTCCATCGCCTCTCCCGCGATCTCGAAGATATTGGGGCTGTAGCCGTCCCCGCCCATGAAGAAGGGTTTCCATCCCAGTTCCGCCGCCTGTTTGATCACCAGTCCCATTTCCTTGTAAAGCATCGTCAGAGCCACGGCGTCCGCTCCCCAGGCCTTCGCCTCGGTGAGCTGGGCCCGAAAATCCACGTCGCCGCCGCGAAAGGCCCAAAACTTATTTTCCACCTTCAGCTCCTCCGCTCTGGCTTTCACGAACTCCGTCAGCCCCTCGGAGTAAGCGTCCCCAATGTCCCCAATGATGGCCAGTTTCTTCGCGCCGCATTTTTTGATCAGGTAGTCGGCGATGATCATTCCCTGATAGGGGTCGGTGTAGGTGATGCGGAACATGTAGGGACGAACCTTTCCCGTGTCGGGGTCCACGGTGACCGCCGGATTTGTGGCGGAGCTGGAGACCACGGGAATCTTTTCCTTATCGGCGATGGGAGCCACGGCAAGCTGAATGCCGCTGTAGTTGCTTCCTCCGATGGCCACGACTTTGTCCTCAAAAACCAGTCTGCGCACGGCGTTCACCGCGTCTTCGGGCTTTCCTTTGATGTCGTAGCAGATCAGCTCTACCGGACGTCCCAAAAGACCGCCCTTTGCGTTGACCTCTTTTATCGCCAGTGCCGCCGCGTCGCGCTCATGCTGGCCCCAGGTGGCGCCCTCTCCCGTCAGCGTCGCCAGATACCCGATTTTGATGGGGTCGGCAGCCCAGGCGGTCCCTCCGGATACAAGAAGAAGCATGAACATCAGGAAAAATTTTTGTGCTAAACTTTTTTTTAATAAATTTTGGCATTTCTTTTGCATATAAGATCTCTCCTTTTTATGACTGTCTTTCTTCGATCAAACAAGATTTCATTCGTCGAAGTGAAGCAATTATAGGATAACCATTTTCCGGGCGCAATACCTGAAACTTTTAATTTTGTTCTATAATAAAAACAGACAGCAGATCTGAAAGGAAGTGCGAGAGTATGAAACTGGCGGATCGTTACAGTAACCTGAAGCCGAGCGGCATGGTCAAAATTTTTCAGGCCATCGAAAAAATGGAGGGCGTTCTGAACCTCAGCATCGGCGAACCGGATTTCGACACGGAACACGACATCATCGACGCGGCGGCCGACGCGGCGAAGAAGGGTTTCACTCATTACCCTCCCCTGCAGGGTTTTCCCGACGTCCGTCAGGCGGTTTGCGATTACTGGAAGCGCCATCACGGCCTCACGTCGACCATCGATGAGGTGCTTATGGGCGTGGGAGGCATCCAGGTTCCTCATTTGGCCATACAGGCTCTGCTCAATCCCGGAGACGAAATTATCGTGGTGGAACCCTGTTTCCCTCCCTATTTTTCGCAGGTGACGGAGTGCGGAGGCGTCCCTGTCTCCGTGAAGACCCGGGAGGAAAACGGCTTCGCCCCCACTGTGCCCGATCTTGAAAAGGTGATCACTCCACGAACAAAAGGCCTTCTGCTGAACTCCCCCTGCAATCCCACAGGCCGGGTCATCCCCCGGAAACAGATGGAGGAAATCGCAGGGGTCGTCGCGAAACACGATCTTTTTGTCCTGAGCGATGAAATTTATGAAGCTCTGATCTACAGGGGCGAACATGTCCCCTTTGCCATTCTGCCCGGAATGAGGGAACACACCCTGACCATGGGAGGGATGTCGAAAAGCCACTGCATGACCGGGTGGCGCGTGGGCTACGCCATTGGACCGGTGGAGCTGATCCGCGTCATGACGCTGCTGGCCAGCAATCAGACCTACGGGCTCAACACGCTGGCCCAAAAGGGAACGTCCTACGCTCTGAATAAACACGACGCGAGGCTGATCGAGCGAAAGAAAATCTTTGCGGAACGGATGGATTACGTCACCGAACGGCTCAACAAAATGAAGGGCGTCACCTGCAACCCGGCGGAAGGCGCTTTTTATCTGTTCCCCAACATCAAAGGCACAGGGCTCTCCAGCGAGGACTTCGTCTGGAAGCTCCTCGAAAAAGCCCAGGTGGCCACCATTCCCGGCTCTGCCTTCGGCAGCAGCGGCGAGGGCTACATCCGTATCGCCTGCACCCAGTCCATGAGCACGCTGGTCAAGGCCATGGATAAAATGGAGGCTTTACTGAAGGACCTTTGATGCCCGACGTGACGGCCGATTGCAGTTAAAAAATGGGGAACTCCAACGGTTCCCCATTTTGACGCGCTCTGGCGCTACCACCGCAGCACGGTGCCTCCCCAGGAAAGCCCCACGCCGAACCCCATGATCAAAACACGATCCCCTTTTTTCAGGCGTCCCAGCTGTTCCATCTCCCACAGAGCGATGGGGATGGTGCTGCTGACCGTATTGCCGTAGTTTTCGATGTTGATGACAAATTTTTCCTCCGGGATGTCCAGGGCCTCCCTGAGTTTTTTGAGCAGCATATAACTGGCCTGATGAAAGATCACCAGATCGATGTCCTTCAGGGTGACGCCATTGCGCTCCAGAATGTCGTTCAGACAGGAGGGCACGACTTCGAGAGAGAAGTTCAGAATCTCCGGACCGTTCATATAGAGACTTTCAGGAGTGCGCACGTTCCCCCAGCGATTGACGGTTTCCGAACGGGTGTCCGGCGACGAAGGGCAGGCCCAGGCCCCGGCGGGAATGATCAGCTTCGACATGCCGCTGCCGTCGGTGCCGAGAGAGAATTCTCCGATTCCCGGATCGCCTCCGTCAAGGGTTTCCTTTTCCACGAGGGCGGCGGCCGCGCCATCTCCGAAAAGCGTGCGCGTGCTCTTGTCCAGAGGGTGAATGGTGCGCGTGATGGTTTCCGATGTAATCAGAAGAATTTTACGGGCAATCCCTCCCAGCACCAGCCCTTTTGCCAGAGCGAGACCATAAATGAACCCCGAGCAGCCCAGGTTGTAATCGAGAGCGCCGACGTCCTTCCGGAGTTTCAGACGATTCTGAACGATGCAGGACGTGGCCGGCAAAAAGTAGTCGGGGCACTCCGTGCAAAGCAGAAGAAAATCGATCTCGTCGGGAATGATCGAATGCTCCTCAAAAAGCCGTTTCGCCGCCGCTTCGGCAAGGTCGGAAACCAGCTCTCCTTCCACGACGTGACGTCTGAGGATTCCGGTTTTGTTGAAAATCTTATGTTCCGTCCATGTTCCAAACTGCCGGACCAGTTCAGCATTGTCCAAAATTTTTTCCGGCAGATACGCTGATACGGCGCGAATTGTCGCTCCACTCTCCATATTTTTCTTCCTTTCAGCCTGTTCTTCTATATTCCATGAGGTTTTTCCGCTTTAAGGGCAGAAAAATCTCATGTACAGAGTCTATTATGCAGAATAAACCCTGTAAAACAACGCATGTTTCCGTATTTTTGCAGAATTTATGTTTTTAATTTCGATAAAAATAATGATCGCAGACTTCAATTTTGGGAGAGGTCATTGGCGCTCATCGCTTTTTACCTGTTTTTGCAAGGCGGGCTTTGGCCGTGGCGACCTCGGGGAAGGGCTTCGATCCCGCTTCTTTTATAACGCGGGCATACCATTCCCGGGCTTTTTCCGGTCGTTTGGCCTTCTCCCAGGCCTGGGCGCAGCGAAGCGCCAGGGGCAGACGCAGGGAAAGGGGCATGTCCCGCTGCAGAATTTTTTCGTAGAGCTGCAGGAGACGCTCCGTATTGTCCGTCCCCTCGTAAAGCCAAATCAGTCGATTTTCGACCTGAGGAACCCAGTCGGACTCCGGATATTTGTTCAGAAAATACTCCAGCACCTCCTGAGCCTTTTTCTCCTGAGGATCGTCGAAGCCGTCGAGGTAAAGAGCGGCCAGATTCCACAGGGCCTCCTGAGCGGCCTCCGTGTCCGGACATTCTTCGATCATGCCAAGGTATAAAGCCTCCCGTCCCTCCGCATCCTCCGCGGAAGTCCGGGCAAGACGCAGGCGGTACTCCAGAGCCAGAATTTCCTGCTGAGACGATGCTTCGGCGGATGGCCCCTCCCCCGCTGCCGCCCGTGGAGTCGGGCCCGCGAGAAACGCGAGAAAAAAGACCGCTGCAAGAAATACAATCTCCCAAAGAACGCTTCTGCTTTTGTACATTTCCCCACCTCATCAGGGATATAACCGGATAAACATAACCGGATAAAAAAGGAGAACCCCTGTGCGAGGCTCTCATTTTTTCGTTTCAGGTTCGATCAAACAAATTCAAAAAAATCCAATGACATTCGAGAACGGCGGAGTTCCTCTCCTCGGTAACGCAATCAGAACGTGGGAACTTTCAGACCTTTCTCGGCG
The Synergistaceae bacterium genome window above contains:
- a CDS encoding IclR family transcriptional regulator, with the protein product MTLSKTNELNRSIKKSLAVLTCFNEDNMELRLSEIASKLDMPLPTASRIINALLEEGFIEREEKKKIYRLGVKCYYLGAIAQKAGLLRNIAYEQMAALRNQFNETVNLYVRDGKYRVVYDQMECSHSLRRSVRIGEKFPLYVGASGRCLMAYMLQSEVREILKDAVKITEHTIVDIEPVNARLEEIRRNGYDISVSEREEGILCVASTILEAWKKAAGVIALTGPSFRFTDDVLSVAIPAVKNAAAAVSARLNE
- a CDS encoding ketoacyl-ACP synthase III, whose product is MESGATIRAVSAYLPEKILDNAELVRQFGTWTEHKIFNKTGILRRHVVEGELVSDLAEAAAKRLFEEHSIIPDEIDFLLLCTECPDYFLPATSCIVQNRLKLRKDVGALDYNLGCSGFIYGLALAKGLVLGGIARKILLITSETITRTIHPLDKSTRTLFGDGAAAALVEKETLDGGDPGIGEFSLGTDGSGMSKLIIPAGAWACPSSPDTRSETVNRWGNVRTPESLYMNGPEILNFSLEVVPSCLNDILERNGVTLKDIDLVIFHQASYMLLKKLREALDIPEEKFVINIENYGNTVSSTIPIALWEMEQLGRLKKGDRVLIMGFGVGLSWGGTVLRW
- a CDS encoding ABC transporter substrate-binding protein codes for the protein MQKKCQNLLKKSLAQKFFLMFMLLLVSGGTAWAADPIKIGYLATLTGEGATWGQHERDAAALAIKEVNAKGGLLGRPVELICYDIKGKPEDAVNAVRRLVFEDKVVAIGGSNYSGIQLAVAPIADKEKIPVVSSSATNPAVTVDPDTGKVRPYMFRITYTDPYQGMIIADYLIKKCGAKKLAIIGDIGDAYSEGLTEFVKARAEELKVENKFWAFRGGDVDFRAQLTEAKAWGADAVALTMLYKEMGLVIKQAAELGWKPFFMGGDGYSPNIFEIAGEAMEGTFWVYPTSDEDPKLAGLIAKFEKEYGKKPTEVLNMTFGYDILQMILHAVEVAGKAEGPAVRDALENTVDYPVTHFNWTVDKATHNPLNKPAAILKATGGKVIYLETWDPQAVF
- a CDS encoding transposase — encoded protein: MLTIRRKFDEDFRKNAVKLSHANPKIVKEVASELRINETMLYKWRRLYIPTRHLAKSPL
- a CDS encoding pyridoxal phosphate-dependent aminotransferase; its protein translation is MKLADRYSNLKPSGMVKIFQAIEKMEGVLNLSIGEPDFDTEHDIIDAAADAAKKGFTHYPPLQGFPDVRQAVCDYWKRHHGLTSTIDEVLMGVGGIQVPHLAIQALLNPGDEIIVVEPCFPPYFSQVTECGGVPVSVKTREENGFAPTVPDLEKVITPRTKGLLLNSPCNPTGRVIPRKQMEEIAGVVAKHDLFVLSDEIYEALIYRGEHVPFAILPGMREHTLTMGGMSKSHCMTGWRVGYAIGPVELIRVMTLLASNQTYGLNTLAQKGTSYALNKHDARLIERKKIFAERMDYVTERLNKMKGVTCNPAEGAFYLFPNIKGTGLSSEDFVWKLLEKAQVATIPGSAFGSSGEGYIRIACTQSMSTLVKAMDKMEALLKDL